From Pedobacter cryoconitis, one genomic window encodes:
- a CDS encoding type VI secretion system baseplate subunit TssG — MKQRLHLRNDLNTDFEAITKVAELIENGDFHTDQIAVLPVGAKQRAYAKDISNHSFYYSDSKRKDCLTIEVNQEGFYDMLPEGLFHTPPTGSAGMSEEEMVEDVRLRRTEEKDARKFFMPFEAEVNYLKTVLQLYENRLDKRTTYNDLTNIFAAGWKEFELLDKEQSIIWMHFLPVIHQKRNDLKFLGQLLTVLFKVPVEAVLKSTNVKPSPIDEGLQFRLGSGALGINSIIGSSFLSDEEQVFINVGPADINKLVNFMPGTAHAHLIDLAVSYLVPVETEVTTNLIAGERNQVGSLGADTNNSYLGYTVYL, encoded by the coding sequence ATGAAACAGAGGCTGCATTTAAGGAATGATCTCAATACTGATTTTGAAGCTATCACAAAAGTTGCAGAGTTAATAGAGAATGGTGACTTTCACACTGATCAGATTGCAGTACTTCCTGTAGGTGCAAAACAACGGGCTTATGCGAAGGATATCAGCAACCATTCATTTTATTATTCGGATAGTAAACGCAAGGACTGTTTAACTATAGAGGTTAACCAGGAGGGTTTTTATGATATGCTGCCCGAAGGACTGTTCCATACGCCGCCAACGGGTAGTGCAGGCATGTCTGAAGAGGAAATGGTGGAAGATGTACGCCTTAGACGGACAGAGGAAAAGGATGCCAGAAAGTTCTTCATGCCCTTTGAGGCGGAGGTCAATTATCTTAAAACAGTTTTGCAGCTTTATGAAAACAGGCTGGATAAAAGGACAACTTACAACGACCTGACGAATATCTTTGCTGCGGGTTGGAAAGAGTTCGAATTGCTTGATAAAGAACAAAGTATAATCTGGATGCATTTTTTGCCGGTGATCCATCAGAAAAGGAATGACCTGAAATTTCTCGGACAACTGTTAACTGTTCTTTTTAAAGTTCCGGTAGAAGCGGTTTTAAAAAGTACAAATGTGAAGCCTTCACCAATTGATGAAGGGTTGCAATTCAGGCTGGGCTCGGGAGCTTTGGGAATAAACTCTATTATCGGCAGCAGCTTTTTAAGTGATGAGGAACAGGTGTTTATCAATGTGGGGCCTGCGGACATCAATAAGCTGGTTAATTTTATGCCGGGCACTGCGCATGCGCATTTAATAGATCTGGCCGTATCTTATCTGGTGCCTGTTGAAACTGAAGTGACTACAAATTTAATAGCCGGCGAGCGAAACCAGGTGGGATCACTGGGCGCAGATACCAATAATTCCTATTTAGGCTATACTGTATATCTTTAA
- a CDS encoding type VI secretion system baseplate subunit TssF — MKNIFYSSKDEIRNRILKNALDYWGIKNTNDFDPLVKLLIEALSTELFNVSNDVKNLENRILDRISRILASDTLTSALPAHAILHARAIEPIETIDTKTQFFFRKRLKDKSENSGENTSDIFFSPLKAVKVFHSEIAYLANGSNIFKIDAQHNKTLLTHSNPGEGLEKNTLYIGIENPPAVNLLPGLSFYFDWRNYAVNDSVYDLIALSKWFLNDLPVNLSLNKFYVEPEQNRQSPFDNQDVLNLITQDVTAFYANRFLTVDEENIFPHQPYLQNYPKEFDIVFQTGSLTSFKKPILWLKVVFPAAINEAMLDELHVSINAFPVVNKRIHDFKHRLKMMTNIMPIKLQDHDQFLCVDSLTDKAGNYYTEIPHSHDDDANAGSFSIRYGGSERFDNRNAKEIVDYLFELLRDEKAAFSAYGSDFLNSSLKELEQNISIIEQKTKAQLITIKELLNYIIVKPLNNADILFLEFWSTNAEMGNQIKSGSHLQSFESSKTIPESLFLLSNTKGGRSRLNATNRVQAYKYGLTTGNRLVTQSDIINFCFFELGNKIKTVNIRKGLMPAQNPKEGFLKTTDIIITPAQQNELNEEEWKSMLSLTKSKLEIRSTMNIHYRLLLS; from the coding sequence ATGAAGAACATATTTTACTCCTCCAAAGACGAAATAAGAAACAGGATTTTAAAAAATGCATTGGATTACTGGGGTATAAAAAACACAAATGACTTTGATCCGCTGGTTAAATTGCTGATTGAAGCATTAAGCACAGAACTTTTCAATGTTTCGAATGACGTAAAAAATCTGGAAAACCGGATTCTGGATCGTATTTCCCGAATTTTAGCTTCAGATACCCTGACCTCTGCCCTTCCTGCACATGCTATATTACATGCACGTGCTATTGAACCCATAGAGACAATTGATACCAAAACGCAATTCTTCTTTAGAAAAAGGCTGAAAGATAAAAGTGAAAATAGCGGTGAAAACACATCAGATATCTTTTTCAGCCCTTTAAAAGCCGTTAAAGTATTTCATTCAGAAATCGCTTATCTGGCCAATGGGAGTAATATATTTAAGATTGATGCACAGCACAATAAGACTTTGCTCACCCATAGTAATCCCGGAGAAGGCCTGGAGAAAAACACCCTCTACATCGGCATTGAAAACCCACCAGCAGTAAACCTTTTGCCCGGACTAAGTTTCTATTTTGACTGGCGTAATTATGCTGTCAATGATAGCGTATACGACCTTATTGCCCTATCCAAATGGTTTTTGAACGATCTGCCGGTTAATCTTTCTTTAAATAAATTCTACGTCGAGCCAGAACAAAACAGGCAGTCCCCCTTTGATAATCAGGATGTTTTAAACCTGATTACGCAAGACGTTACCGCTTTCTACGCGAATAGGTTCCTGACCGTTGACGAGGAAAACATCTTTCCACATCAGCCTTATCTTCAAAATTACCCGAAAGAATTTGATATTGTATTTCAAACAGGCAGCCTGACCAGCTTTAAAAAGCCAATTCTATGGTTAAAAGTCGTTTTCCCTGCTGCAATTAATGAAGCCATGCTCGATGAATTGCATGTTTCCATCAATGCCTTTCCAGTGGTCAACAAAAGGATACATGACTTTAAGCACCGGCTGAAAATGATGACCAATATTATGCCCATCAAACTTCAGGATCATGATCAGTTCCTTTGTGTAGATTCCCTGACTGATAAAGCAGGAAACTATTACACTGAAATTCCGCATAGCCATGACGATGATGCGAATGCAGGTTCATTTTCAATACGTTACGGAGGATCAGAACGCTTTGACAATAGAAATGCAAAAGAAATTGTAGACTATCTGTTTGAACTGCTGAGAGACGAGAAGGCTGCATTTTCTGCCTATGGGTCTGATTTTCTGAACAGTTCTTTAAAAGAACTGGAACAAAATATCTCTATCATTGAACAAAAGACAAAAGCACAGCTGATTACCATTAAAGAACTGCTGAATTATATCATTGTCAAACCCTTAAACAATGCAGATATCCTGTTTCTTGAATTCTGGTCAACGAATGCAGAAATGGGCAATCAAATCAAATCCGGGAGTCACCTGCAATCTTTTGAAAGCAGTAAAACAATACCCGAAAGCCTGTTTTTATTAAGTAATACCAAAGGAGGAAGATCCAGATTAAATGCAACTAACAGGGTTCAGGCCTATAAATACGGGCTCACAACGGGCAACAGGCTGGTTACCCAATCGGACATTATTAACTTCTGCTTTTTTGAATTAGGGAACAAGATCAAGACTGTAAATATCCGCAAAGGACTGATGCCCGCACAAAATCCAAAAGAAGGCTTTCTTAAAACTACGGACATTATCATTACCCCTGCGCAGCAGAACGAGCTCAATGAAGAGGAATGGAAATCTATGCTCAGCTTAACTAAATCCAAGCTGGAAATCCGCAGCACGATGAATATTCATTACAGGCTTTTACTGAGTTAA
- a CDS encoding GPW/gp25 family protein: MSDFLYNKPFRLKNILENKDLTEADLGKSISQNIELIIFTRYGEHRHNRNFGCEIWDLDFELIVSETTWEEKFRQSLLRSITEYERRLYQVEVEINMTEVEKKFSLRNVTEIKKKVDISIWGKMNITGEKYYFNTGLFLSPLSS, from the coding sequence ATGTCAGATTTCTTATACAACAAACCATTTCGATTAAAAAATATTCTCGAGAACAAAGACCTTACAGAGGCCGATTTAGGCAAGTCTATCTCTCAGAATATAGAGTTAATTATTTTTACCAGATATGGAGAACACAGGCATAACAGGAACTTTGGGTGCGAAATATGGGATTTAGACTTCGAATTAATAGTAAGTGAAACAACCTGGGAAGAAAAGTTCAGACAATCTTTACTCAGATCTATTACCGAATATGAACGCCGCCTGTATCAGGTTGAGGTTGAAATCAATATGACCGAAGTAGAAAAGAAATTTTCTCTCAGAAATGTTACAGAAATCAAGAAAAAAGTAGATATTTCTATCTGGGGAAAAATGAATATTACAGGAGAAAAATATTATTTTAACACTGGCTTATTCTTAAGTCCACTTTCAAGCTAG
- a CDS encoding type VI secretion system transmembrane protein TssO: MIKLSIKERRDQFLFFIGIFLFTTALLSFGLFYDYGSGRVVSKQDLADKLEQNAEFEATVKEQRATIDTTYKDIMTFDPGVQAVFLENDIKNSMASIKSNYERKAYDVRYKTFLQASQLYSDLFYNRRELKGNNKDIDKLNKSLEDCKLSTRQLRQTMGSQPNQR, from the coding sequence ATGATTAAATTAAGTATAAAAGAACGAAGAGATCAATTCCTTTTTTTTATAGGGATATTTCTGTTTACCACCGCATTATTAAGCTTCGGTTTGTTTTACGATTATGGTAGTGGCCGGGTAGTTTCCAAGCAGGATCTTGCTGATAAACTGGAACAGAATGCTGAATTTGAAGCTACAGTTAAAGAACAGCGCGCTACAATTGATACTACTTATAAAGACATTATGACTTTTGATCCCGGGGTACAGGCTGTATTTCTGGAGAATGATATCAAGAACTCGATGGCTTCTATTAAATCGAATTATGAGCGTAAAGCATATGATGTACGTTACAAAACATTTTTACAGGCTTCTCAGCTTTACAGTGATTTGTTTTATAACAGAAGAGAACTTAAAGGAAATAACAAGGATATAGACAAATTGAACAAATCTTTAGAAGATTGTAAGTTATCTACCCGCCAGCTCAGACAAACCATGGGCAGCCAGCCGAACCAGAGATAA
- a CDS encoding PKD domain-containing protein: MADTNTTNGKSVSSNSQGYIFLYIFIAILIIAALIFLLKSSFFDKRSVDARILKDEMYLNEDLVFTDNTRSAKKWLWEFGNGAKLTTQNGSYRYNKAGSYIIRLTVDGELKEQFPVTVRDTVIAALDTMVTISGPTSGVVNEEVRVEAEGKANQFEWSFGETNRVDVKGRTALYTFHTPGKFMVKLTTDRSHRPIYHTIFITDPNAELDTDMVVPGEGEQKVIDDIRARLQAIANGADFNSNYYYLIRRYMCNNEKVTVAVDQNGVKKSSDFYSYCMGLTFGGEIVVDEAQLTISPNSTCATLLNIKQHSANTVKK; this comes from the coding sequence ATGGCCGACACTAATACTACGAATGGAAAATCAGTAAGCAGTAATTCACAGGGATACATCTTCCTGTATATTTTTATTGCAATCCTGATTATTGCTGCACTTATCTTCTTATTAAAAAGCTCTTTTTTTGATAAACGCAGCGTTGATGCGAGAATTCTGAAAGATGAAATGTACCTGAATGAAGACCTCGTATTTACCGATAATACCAGAAGCGCAAAAAAATGGCTTTGGGAATTTGGTAACGGAGCAAAATTAACTACACAAAACGGAAGTTACCGCTATAATAAGGCGGGTTCTTATATTATCAGGTTAACTGTTGATGGAGAGTTAAAGGAACAATTCCCTGTTACGGTAAGAGATACGGTAATTGCTGCTCTGGACACCATGGTCACGATCAGCGGGCCAACATCAGGAGTGGTCAATGAAGAGGTCAGGGTGGAGGCCGAAGGAAAGGCCAATCAGTTTGAGTGGTCTTTCGGAGAAACCAACCGGGTAGATGTGAAAGGAAGAACTGCTTTATACACTTTTCATACGCCTGGTAAATTCATGGTGAAGTTAACAACTGACAGAAGCCACAGACCTATTTATCACACTATTTTTATTACAGACCCAAATGCAGAACTGGATACCGATATGGTGGTACCTGGTGAAGGGGAACAAAAGGTGATTGATGATATCAGGGCACGTTTGCAGGCAATTGCAAATGGGGCAGATTTCAATTCAAATTATTACTACCTGATCCGCAGGTATATGTGTAACAATGAAAAGGTTACTGTAGCGGTTGATCAGAATGGGGTTAAAAAATCAAGTGATTTTTATTCTTATTGTATGGGACTGACTTTCGGGGGTGAAATCGTTGTTGATGAAGCTCAATTGACGATCAGCCCTAATTCAACTTGTGCCACTCTGCTAAATATCAAACAACATTCTGCCAATACAGTAAAAAAATAA
- the tssR gene encoding type VI secretion system protein TssR translates to MKRIISLSILIAQTAFVMAQSPAAFGKKVKYMPKAYAKPSALTNLSEDGGRTKLPWIVFSDRDENYTTTAPGGSLIMKKLNFMEPFYVSKDENGYLKLIKYKAGMIRGRKINDKKSAISYGWIPKSKMLLWQRSYSNQKSGYPEKSIAIVTGKVPMTESKFYYDNTDSAFVYSSPELKKKVTKVRLHELNYIFKKSEDGKKYLIGNEDQLVTDSAAKSIYGWIASDAVHSWGDRLYITPKQIDSYDQSDSVALALTGVHMDPLLSANDIILRSSPVVNDDGAGNYTLGVASDVYNKSNNKLITINGATLSYLTYLELRKNIHQINVIFVVDGGSPMSRYFAGLTNTIQSFENIFNDYGKKHKVSYGAVVYRNEAAGTLSTPAISPDYRKLMSFLSTEAKRTERYNGRIVAEPVYDGIRAGLNLLKNHKNETNLIVLIGSTGNETSSSYRLTQLTEEFARADARLLAIQLYSDYDQLFNNFVLQSKKLVSESAVYSADKKKRFLVKGEGLNNTQAYNTSQLDSISYYLDYPKNSLIQGGVVFPTKGSVNSAESMNIAVRRFIKETDMDINNQVSSLDSAFRLTGIERKNLSPIVESQLSAPVGEEVADKMPHNGFKYYMTAGVHSDIVSKNKDLLQYALILNTMEYKQIGDIFSLMIGQNLQPDQSSFRKKLQKNYFNILRNLLDVDISKGHIKPMTLARYLKTVTGLPVTNDLLNKYTVGDLRSQSKMPQADFEAYIKFLINSNEQIKRGTQIGQQFISNGKTYYYITEKNFVQAAANENAVKETP, encoded by the coding sequence ATGAAAAGAATTATATCCCTCTCTATATTGATTGCCCAAACTGCTTTTGTCATGGCACAATCGCCGGCAGCTTTTGGAAAGAAAGTGAAATACATGCCTAAGGCTTATGCGAAACCATCTGCTTTAACCAACCTGAGTGAAGATGGAGGCAGAACCAAATTACCGTGGATAGTTTTCTCAGACAGAGATGAAAATTATACTACTACCGCACCTGGCGGAAGCCTGATCATGAAGAAGCTAAACTTTATGGAGCCTTTTTATGTTTCTAAAGATGAAAACGGATATTTAAAATTGATTAAATATAAGGCTGGCATGATCAGGGGCAGAAAGATCAATGATAAGAAAAGCGCAATCAGCTATGGCTGGATTCCCAAGTCAAAAATGTTGTTATGGCAACGGTCTTATTCTAATCAGAAATCAGGCTATCCGGAAAAATCGATTGCTATTGTGACGGGTAAAGTACCGATGACAGAGTCTAAATTCTATTATGACAATACGGATTCTGCTTTCGTTTACAGTTCTCCTGAGCTTAAAAAGAAAGTAACTAAAGTAAGGTTACATGAGCTTAATTATATCTTTAAAAAATCTGAGGATGGTAAAAAATACCTGATTGGAAATGAAGATCAGCTGGTCACTGATAGTGCTGCTAAAAGTATTTATGGCTGGATCGCTTCTGATGCGGTACATAGCTGGGGTGACAGGTTATATATCACACCAAAACAGATTGATTCTTATGACCAGAGTGATTCGGTTGCTTTAGCGCTTACTGGCGTACATATGGACCCGCTTTTATCTGCAAATGATATTATTCTGAGAAGTTCTCCTGTGGTGAATGATGATGGGGCCGGAAATTATACTTTAGGGGTAGCCAGTGATGTTTATAATAAATCAAATAATAAACTGATTACGATCAATGGGGCAACGTTATCTTACCTGACTTATTTAGAGTTAAGGAAAAATATCCACCAGATCAATGTGATTTTTGTGGTAGACGGCGGAAGTCCGATGTCACGTTATTTTGCTGGATTAACGAACACGATTCAATCCTTCGAGAATATTTTTAATGATTACGGTAAAAAACACAAGGTAAGTTACGGTGCAGTAGTTTATAGAAATGAGGCAGCCGGAACATTAAGTACGCCCGCGATCTCTCCTGATTACAGGAAATTAATGAGCTTTCTTTCTACGGAGGCTAAGCGGACGGAAAGATACAATGGAAGAATCGTTGCTGAACCTGTTTATGATGGCATAAGAGCGGGCTTAAATCTGCTTAAGAACCATAAAAATGAAACGAACCTGATTGTATTGATCGGTAGTACCGGAAATGAGACTTCTTCGTCTTATCGTTTAACGCAGCTGACTGAAGAGTTTGCACGTGCAGATGCAAGGTTATTAGCGATACAGTTGTACAGTGATTATGATCAGTTGTTCAATAATTTCGTCTTACAGTCTAAGAAACTGGTTTCTGAATCCGCAGTTTATTCGGCAGATAAAAAGAAAAGATTTTTAGTAAAGGGTGAGGGGCTGAACAATACACAGGCTTACAATACAAGTCAGCTGGATTCAATTTCTTATTACCTGGATTATCCAAAAAACAGTTTAATTCAGGGTGGGGTAGTTTTCCCGACCAAGGGTTCTGTAAATTCAGCGGAGTCTATGAATATTGCGGTGAGACGTTTCATTAAAGAGACAGACATGGATATCAATAACCAGGTGAGTTCTCTGGACAGTGCTTTCAGGTTAACCGGAATTGAGCGTAAAAATCTATCTCCGATTGTGGAAAGCCAGCTGAGTGCACCTGTGGGTGAGGAAGTAGCTGATAAAATGCCGCACAATGGTTTTAAATATTACATGACTGCTGGTGTGCATTCAGATATCGTATCGAAAAATAAAGATTTATTGCAATATGCATTGATCCTGAATACGATGGAGTACAAGCAGATTGGTGATATTTTCTCCCTGATGATCGGACAGAACCTTCAGCCTGATCAGTCTTCTTTCAGAAAGAAATTACAGAAAAACTATTTTAATATTCTACGTAATTTATTAGATGTGGATATTTCAAAAGGTCACATTAAACCAATGACTTTAGCCAGATATCTGAAAACGGTAACAGGTTTGCCGGTTACAAATGACTTGCTGAATAAATATACGGTTGGTGATTTAAGAAGCCAGAGCAAAATGCCGCAGGCAGATTTTGAGGCTTATATTAAATTCCTGATCAATTCTAATGAGCAGATTAAAAGAGGAACACAGATTGGTCAGCAATTTATTTCCAACGGAAAAACTTACTACTATATCACGGAGAAGAATTTTGTGCAGGCCGCTGCCAATGAAAATGCAGTGAAAGAAACACCTTAG
- a CDS encoding ATP-dependent Clp protease ATP-binding subunit — MSLTNISESVKLAIRVAQSLAKEYRNPEFTAAHLLKGLMHKEVGLRGFLSSIGKDEEYISEWAEVRIEELEKTSSSQEEVKGSPEIAKVFEEADLVRIKLGLDLITPVCVLTALCKPTVGFKPDQLKSFPIKEKELLDLYLKDEELQAVVAPVSGGGKGAKGGVGTTALHKYCIDRIALALDGKTDPIIGRDKEARMIMEILCRRTKPNVIITGDAGVGKTALVDGFAQDIIADNVPELLKGVQLFELDLGSLIAGASYKGEIEDRLKNILKEIKQFDKAVLFIDEIHTLLDNKGPIGGGVGNLLKPELARGEITVIGATTIDEYRKVIEPEQAFSRRFEVLQVNEPNEASAIKMLEKLTIKYEEHHQLKVQPDAIPECVRLAKRYMKDRRLPDSAFDLLDRSMAAMKMMNDTSEKVLEELTQTLAELELSDIDEVTELTDYKWLYNQLQDKVSPVLLGQLTDETQVEAFETADEYHQYIAKNLDALKVLTERKSDEVTKQDIASIVSYKTGIPLGKIQAQEKEKLLNMEAFLKRRVVGQDQALKAVSDAILESRSGLNKKGQPIGSFFLLGPTGTGKTELAKSIAEFLFNDEKAMIRFDMSEFKEEHSAALLYGAPPGYVGYEEGGMLVNKIREQPYSVLLFDEIEKAHPSVFDTFLQILDEGHMHDRLGKEGDFSNSLILFTSNIGSEWISEQVAQGIIPTSQQLMEIMARQFRPEFLARLSEIVPFAPINESNVVRIFEIQLKSLIDALHKQGIAFEIEEEATKMLALSGFTPKYGARQLSGVIRNELRRPISKYIISGALKKGSTIVIKKHETEEKLEWEIIEQTPVTELENEL; from the coding sequence ATGAGTCTTACAAACATTAGTGAATCAGTAAAGCTAGCGATCAGGGTCGCGCAATCCCTCGCTAAAGAATACCGCAATCCTGAATTTACTGCTGCTCACCTTTTAAAAGGGTTGATGCATAAGGAAGTTGGATTGAGAGGTTTTTTATCTTCTATTGGAAAAGATGAGGAATATATCAGTGAATGGGCTGAAGTAAGAATTGAAGAGTTGGAAAAGACTTCGTCTTCGCAGGAGGAAGTAAAAGGCAGTCCTGAGATTGCAAAGGTTTTTGAAGAAGCTGATTTGGTGAGGATCAAACTTGGACTGGATTTAATTACACCTGTTTGTGTGCTTACTGCTTTATGTAAGCCTACGGTAGGTTTTAAGCCGGATCAGTTGAAGTCATTCCCGATCAAGGAAAAGGAATTGCTGGATCTCTATTTAAAGGATGAAGAGTTACAGGCTGTAGTGGCACCGGTTTCCGGAGGTGGAAAAGGTGCAAAGGGTGGGGTCGGAACAACTGCTTTACATAAGTATTGCATTGACCGGATTGCACTTGCACTTGATGGTAAAACAGATCCGATTATTGGCAGGGACAAAGAAGCGAGAATGATCATGGAAATCCTTTGCCGCAGAACTAAACCGAATGTGATTATTACTGGTGATGCAGGCGTTGGTAAAACAGCGTTGGTAGATGGTTTTGCGCAGGACATCATTGCTGATAACGTTCCTGAGTTATTGAAAGGGGTTCAGCTTTTTGAACTGGATTTAGGTTCTCTGATTGCCGGAGCTTCTTATAAGGGAGAAATTGAGGATCGTCTGAAGAATATCTTAAAAGAGATCAAGCAATTTGATAAGGCTGTATTGTTCATTGATGAGATTCATACTTTATTAGATAATAAAGGCCCGATTGGTGGTGGGGTAGGTAATTTACTGAAGCCTGAACTGGCAAGGGGTGAAATTACCGTAATTGGTGCAACAACAATCGATGAATACCGGAAAGTTATAGAGCCGGAACAGGCTTTCAGCAGAAGGTTTGAGGTTTTGCAGGTGAATGAACCTAACGAGGCTTCAGCGATTAAAATGCTGGAAAAACTAACAATTAAATATGAGGAGCATCATCAGCTGAAAGTTCAGCCGGATGCGATCCCTGAGTGTGTGCGTTTAGCGAAACGCTATATGAAAGACCGCAGGCTTCCGGATTCTGCTTTCGATTTACTGGACCGTTCTATGGCGGCCATGAAAATGATGAATGATACTTCAGAGAAGGTACTGGAAGAGTTAACGCAGACGCTGGCTGAGTTAGAGTTGTCTGATATTGATGAAGTCACTGAATTGACGGATTATAAATGGTTGTATAACCAGTTACAGGATAAAGTAAGCCCGGTTTTGTTAGGACAGCTGACAGATGAAACGCAGGTAGAGGCTTTTGAGACCGCTGATGAGTATCATCAGTATATTGCTAAAAATCTGGATGCATTAAAAGTGCTGACAGAAAGGAAGTCGGACGAAGTAACCAAACAGGACATTGCTTCTATTGTTTCTTATAAAACAGGTATCCCGCTTGGTAAAATCCAGGCGCAGGAGAAAGAAAAGCTGCTGAACATGGAGGCTTTCCTGAAAAGAAGGGTTGTTGGACAGGACCAGGCTTTAAAGGCTGTTTCTGATGCGATCCTTGAGTCAAGAAGCGGGTTGAACAAAAAAGGTCAGCCTATTGGTTCTTTCTTTTTACTGGGGCCAACGGGAACGGGTAAAACAGAGCTGGCCAAGTCTATTGCTGAATTCTTATTCAATGATGAAAAAGCAATGATCCGTTTTGATATGTCTGAGTTTAAGGAAGAGCATTCTGCGGCTTTGCTGTATGGGGCGCCTCCGGGATATGTGGGTTATGAAGAAGGTGGTATGCTGGTAAACAAAATCAGAGAGCAGCCTTATTCTGTGCTATTATTTGATGAAATTGAAAAAGCCCATCCTTCGGTATTTGATACTTTCTTACAGATTCTGGATGAAGGGCATATGCATGACAGGCTGGGTAAAGAAGGAGACTTCTCCAACTCGCTGATTTTATTTACTTCTAATATTGGAAGTGAGTGGATCTCTGAGCAGGTCGCACAGGGAATCATCCCGACTTCGCAGCAGTTAATGGAGATTATGGCACGTCAGTTCAGACCTGAGTTTTTAGCACGTTTGTCTGAGATTGTACCTTTTGCGCCGATCAATGAGAGCAATGTAGTCAGGATCTTCGAGATTCAGCTAAAAAGTTTAATTGATGCTTTACACAAACAAGGCATAGCTTTTGAGATTGAAGAAGAGGCAACGAAAATGCTGGCACTGAGTGGCTTTACGCCTAAGTACGGGGCGAGACAATTATCTGGTGTAATACGGAATGAGTTAAGAAGACCAATTTCGAAATATATTATCTCTGGTGCTTTGAAAAAAGGCAGTACGATTGTGATTAAAAAGCATGAAACAGAAGAAAAGCTGGAGTGGGAGATTATTGAACAAACTCCTGTTACTGAATTAGAAAACGAATTATAG
- a CDS encoding DUF5458 family protein, with protein sequence MATPEEQKITQDNSQAAGYKPAEKEEEKGKLSLQESLDKLARVGGFDLLEATVDGLQNLNPERKARKQIFLTGDEKKKEREELKKKIQLWIDVLEDSDSVASMTTKSTEKLLAAEENLNKNIASALESTRELEQAYRSVNLFYQNTEADKLKNVVLLNASMDQIKDLDNPRFVDYVSDELKQKYDRLDLRENYSLMVIPGYMGSNKVVEKWGKVAYENKAMLVTDFADLDQPDDVIDLFTAANLTGADAFRSNVIMTCNWLVGRGKVSEVGEEDDLTIPGSAALAGKMYYTLMSQVTAGKKHGAINDVDGVKFDLKKSEISHLERIGLVPMVNEYGKVMAFSAKTLFNGDNIGLQTYSVVRVFDYVTKVLFDFLNRRAFENWTSKTEQDLRGQIVKFLDGIQGPERLIERFKIMRFERDELQKDKIHLDIHITPYFPAKSFVVKLDGQKGEDEETTWSSEYAQQ encoded by the coding sequence ATGGCAACTCCAGAAGAACAAAAAATAACACAAGATAACTCCCAGGCTGCGGGCTACAAGCCAGCAGAAAAAGAAGAAGAAAAGGGGAAACTGTCTCTCCAGGAGAGTTTAGATAAATTAGCAAGAGTTGGTGGTTTCGATTTACTGGAAGCAACTGTTGATGGTTTACAAAATTTAAACCCTGAAAGAAAAGCAAGAAAACAGATTTTCCTGACAGGGGATGAAAAGAAAAAAGAAAGAGAAGAGTTAAAGAAGAAAATCCAGTTGTGGATTGATGTATTGGAAGACTCTGATTCTGTAGCTTCTATGACGACAAAAAGTACAGAGAAGTTATTGGCCGCAGAAGAAAACCTGAATAAAAATATAGCTTCAGCGCTGGAAAGTACCAGGGAACTGGAGCAGGCTTACCGTTCTGTGAATTTGTTCTATCAGAATACTGAGGCAGATAAATTGAAAAATGTAGTCTTGCTGAATGCTTCTATGGATCAGATTAAAGATCTGGACAATCCAAGATTTGTAGATTATGTGAGCGATGAGCTGAAACAAAAGTATGACCGTCTTGATTTACGCGAGAATTACTCTTTAATGGTTATCCCTGGTTATATGGGTTCTAATAAAGTGGTAGAGAAGTGGGGTAAGGTGGCTTATGAGAATAAAGCGATGTTAGTGACTGATTTTGCCGATCTGGATCAGCCTGATGATGTGATTGATTTATTTACTGCTGCTAATTTAACAGGTGCTGATGCTTTCAGATCGAACGTAATTATGACTTGTAACTGGTTAGTAGGCAGGGGTAAAGTGAGTGAGGTTGGTGAGGAAGATGATTTAACGATTCCGGGTTCAGCTGCTTTAGCTGGAAAAATGTACTATACTTTGATGTCACAGGTAACTGCTGGTAAGAAACATGGTGCGATCAATGATGTGGATGGAGTTAAGTTTGACCTTAAAAAGAGTGAAATTTCTCACCTGGAACGTATTGGTTTAGTACCAATGGTGAATGAGTACGGAAAGGTAATGGCTTTTTCTGCGAAAACATTGTTCAATGGTGATAACATTGGTTTACAGACTTATTCTGTAGTACGTGTGTTTGATTATGTAACTAAAGTACTCTTTGATTTCTTAAACAGAAGAGCTTTTGAAAACTGGACTTCTAAGACTGAGCAGGATCTGCGTGGACAGATTGTGAAGTTCCTGGATGGTATTCAGGGCCCTGAGCGTTTAATTGAGCGTTTTAAAATTATGCGTTTTGAGCGTGATGAATTACAGAAAGATAAAATTCACCTGGATATCCACATCACTCCTTATTTTCCGGCGAAAAGTTTCGTAGTGAAGCTTGATGGGCAAAAAGGGGAGGATGAAGAAACAACCTGGAGTTCAGAATACGCACAGCAATAA